One genomic region from Phragmites australis chromosome 1, lpPhrAust1.1, whole genome shotgun sequence encodes:
- the LOC133886840 gene encoding uncharacterized protein LOC133886840, which yields MALATALAKLLRGGRSGVSSSHLLPAIGRRMPQGGLAPLLPRLGSSRAAPAAGISRGINTESLPELDVMRKTYLHINGSFEPYNSKYIILDLEERMCKIGHHVQLYGRHWVYPAVTAGVVFVMVLTVMVGHRDQNDNEKTLIKFNQKLAKAQSDVEKLRVARNKSEKHQS from the exons ATGGCTTTGGCGACGGCGTTGGCGAAGCTGCTCCGCGGCGGGCGTTCCGGCGTATCCTCCTCCCACCTGCTGCCGGCGATCGGCCGCCGGATGCCGCAGGGGGGGCTCGCCCCGCTCCTTCCGCGCCTGGGATCGTCTCGGGCCGCCCCCGCTGCGGGCATCAGTCGTGGCATCAACACG GAGTCCTTACCTGAGTTGGATGTGATGAGGAAGAcctatttgcatattaatggCTCTTTCGAG CCGTACAACTCAAAGTATATTATTCTGGATCTTGAAGAGCGGATGTGTAAGATAGGTCACCACGTACAGTTGTACGGTAGACACTGGGTTTACCCTGCAGTCACAGCTGGTGTTGTGTTTGTGATGGTGTTGACGGTTATGGTTGGTCACCGAGATCAAAATGATAATGAGAAGACTTTAATCAAGTTCAACCAAAAATTGGCAAAGGCTCAGTCAGATGTTGAGAAGCTAAGGGTAGCCCGCAACAAGTCTGAGAAGCATCAATCTTGA
- the LOC133913112 gene encoding uncharacterized protein LOC133913112 isoform X1: MDYPIHQASNTSLGYFAPSLFPLEHSRARRHFPLEHSRAMSQLLRRLGRHLPWVMAAAPHRRPWEAPSACVCPRPQVVSGLHSLSGEFNKFHAGQPLRSALTLPAFRYNSTQFIASRAYSSSSEEEYLRLVKGLHQELVKLNDDVSVMQNVVLMFFGILLAATVALPVEISMADAKNTSMATDFKQGMVKLDALQKEITKLMDLKDTPGPADASGTPSAAEPTPSAEPTPSAEPTSSATTSSGSS; the protein is encoded by the exons ATGGATTACCCAATCCACCAAGCGAGCAACACAAG CCTAGGGTATTTCGCCCCCTCCCTTTTCCCCCTCGAGCACTCCCGAGCGCGCCGCCACTTCCCCCTCGAGCACTCCCGAGCCATGTCTCAGCTTCTACGTCGCTTGGGTCGCCATCTCCCATGGGTGATGGCCGCGGCTCCACACCGCCGCCCCTGGGAAGCCCCCTCTGCCTGTGTCTGCCCGCGGCCACAG GTTGTATCTGGCCTTCACTCACTGTCGGGAGAGTTCAACAAGTTTCACGCAGGCCAACCCCTCCGTTCTGCCCTAACG TTACCAGCTTTCCGATATAACTCTACGCAGTTCATCGCGTCTCGAGCTTACTCATCTTCTTCGGAGGAG GAGTACCTTCGCCTGGTGAAGGGGTTGCATCAGGAGTTGGTGAAGCTTAACGATGATGTAAGTGTTATGCAAAATGTGGTTCTGATGTTTTTTGGGATCTTGCTTGCTGCCACTGTGGCCCTGCCAGTGGAGATCAGCATGGCAGACGCCAAAAACACCTCTATGGCCACTGACTTCAAGCAAGGAATGGTCAAACTAGACGCTCTGCAGAAAGAAATCACTAAACTGATGGACCTGAAGGACACACCGGGACCAGCTGATGCCTCGGGGACACCGTCGGCTGCTGAGCCTACCCCCAGTGCTGAGCCTACCCCCAGTGCTGAGCCTACCTCGTCGGCTACTACTTCATCTGGCTCGTCTTGA
- the LOC133913112 gene encoding uncharacterized protein LOC133913112 isoform X3 yields the protein MSEPIHPRDMAWLTIVAALDNGLPNPPSEQHKVVSGLHSLSGEFNKFHAGQPLRSALTLPAFRYNSTQFIASRAYSSSSEEEYLRLVKGLHQELVKLNDDVSVMQNVVLMFFGILLAATVALPVEISMADAKNTSMATDFKQGMVKLDALQKEITKLMDLKDTPGPADASGTPSAAEPTPSAEPTPSAEPTSSATTSSGSS from the exons ATGTCTGAACCGATTCATCCACGAGACATGGCATG GCTAACCATCGTTGCTGCCCTCGACAATGGATTACCCAATCCACCAAGCGAGCAACACAAG GTTGTATCTGGCCTTCACTCACTGTCGGGAGAGTTCAACAAGTTTCACGCAGGCCAACCCCTCCGTTCTGCCCTAACG TTACCAGCTTTCCGATATAACTCTACGCAGTTCATCGCGTCTCGAGCTTACTCATCTTCTTCGGAGGAG GAGTACCTTCGCCTGGTGAAGGGGTTGCATCAGGAGTTGGTGAAGCTTAACGATGATGTAAGTGTTATGCAAAATGTGGTTCTGATGTTTTTTGGGATCTTGCTTGCTGCCACTGTGGCCCTGCCAGTGGAGATCAGCATGGCAGACGCCAAAAACACCTCTATGGCCACTGACTTCAAGCAAGGAATGGTCAAACTAGACGCTCTGCAGAAAGAAATCACTAAACTGATGGACCTGAAGGACACACCGGGACCAGCTGATGCCTCGGGGACACCGTCGGCTGCTGAGCCTACCCCCAGTGCTGAGCCTACCCCCAGTGCTGAGCCTACCTCGTCGGCTACTACTTCATCTGGCTCGTCTTGA
- the LOC133913112 gene encoding uncharacterized protein LOC133913112 isoform X2, protein MKKALASIIRSLGYFAPSLFPLEHSRARRHFPLEHSRAMSQLLRRLGRHLPWVMAAAPHRRPWEAPSACVCPRPQVVSGLHSLSGEFNKFHAGQPLRSALTLPAFRYNSTQFIASRAYSSSSEEEYLRLVKGLHQELVKLNDDVSVMQNVVLMFFGILLAATVALPVEISMADAKNTSMATDFKQGMVKLDALQKEITKLMDLKDTPGPADASGTPSAAEPTPSAEPTPSAEPTSSATTSSGSS, encoded by the exons atgaaAAAGGCCTTAGCAAGCATTATACGCAGCCTAGGGTATTTCGCCCCCTCCCTTTTCCCCCTCGAGCACTCCCGAGCGCGCCGCCACTTCCCCCTCGAGCACTCCCGAGCCATGTCTCAGCTTCTACGTCGCTTGGGTCGCCATCTCCCATGGGTGATGGCCGCGGCTCCACACCGCCGCCCCTGGGAAGCCCCCTCTGCCTGTGTCTGCCCGCGGCCACAG GTTGTATCTGGCCTTCACTCACTGTCGGGAGAGTTCAACAAGTTTCACGCAGGCCAACCCCTCCGTTCTGCCCTAACG TTACCAGCTTTCCGATATAACTCTACGCAGTTCATCGCGTCTCGAGCTTACTCATCTTCTTCGGAGGAG GAGTACCTTCGCCTGGTGAAGGGGTTGCATCAGGAGTTGGTGAAGCTTAACGATGATGTAAGTGTTATGCAAAATGTGGTTCTGATGTTTTTTGGGATCTTGCTTGCTGCCACTGTGGCCCTGCCAGTGGAGATCAGCATGGCAGACGCCAAAAACACCTCTATGGCCACTGACTTCAAGCAAGGAATGGTCAAACTAGACGCTCTGCAGAAAGAAATCACTAAACTGATGGACCTGAAGGACACACCGGGACCAGCTGATGCCTCGGGGACACCGTCGGCTGCTGAGCCTACCCCCAGTGCTGAGCCTACCCCCAGTGCTGAGCCTACCTCGTCGGCTACTACTTCATCTGGCTCGTCTTGA